One stretch of Danio rerio strain Tuebingen ecotype United States chromosome 6, GRCz12tu, whole genome shotgun sequence DNA includes these proteins:
- the LOC103911265 gene encoding uncharacterized protein, whose product MLDNRYKREEAESKARDEAEKQRIEREKHFQKEELERLERKKRLEEIMKRTRKSDAGAQYNVVFLSSCRNPSEALHTGATNQSPMSSVSWDAAPVINGAPPTKHENGLSSNGDAADFEEIIKLSNHSGNSGQSQPADDPIMAFEGGEPFMMKARPMKPQHVAEVL is encoded by the exons CGAGAAGAGGCTGAATCCAAAGCCCGAGATGAAGCAGAGAAACAGAGGATCGAACGAGAGAAACACTTCCAGAAGGAGGAGCTGGAACGCTTGGAAAGAAAGAAG cgTCTGGAAGAAATCATGAAGAGGACTCGTAAGAGTGACGCAGGAGCACag tacaatgtTGTTTTCCTCTCGTCTTGCAGAAATCCGTCAGAAGCTCTTCATACTGGTGCGACAAACCAATCACCAATGAG CTCTGTGTCCTGGGACGCAGCACCGGTCATTAACGGAGCTCCGCCCACTAAGCATGAGAATGGACTGTCCTCCAATGGAGACGCTGCAGACTTTGAGGAGATAATCAAGCTGTCCAATCACAGTGGGAACAGTGGGCAGAGTCAACCGGCTGACGACCCAATCATGGCCTTCGAGGGAGGAGAACCGTTCATGATGAAGGCGAGGCCTATGAAACCTCAACATGTGGCAG AGGTGCTGTGA